In Antennarius striatus isolate MH-2024 chromosome 8, ASM4005453v1, whole genome shotgun sequence, a single window of DNA contains:
- the LOC137600032 gene encoding uncharacterized protein isoform X1, with amino-acid sequence MSADDFETKYASVMASMLKSAVAETTKLFETMVDGLKAEISRIRQENEDLKARCSQFETARGGRAACRGGVPLPGRGGGAERRDTAVQCDLVASSNLLIEECEPVSSSPLQSIRHPGCEGRVYALQEHDYDNFHVVLPFIKQEVRVSQQGTFFYLFSVSHDDFSPQSVRKQEDIKSSPACEQHDDHEAEHLLNTPCSNREMQPQRPEEIHLVIDNSISGIHNGSLRPERQSAESWRSSLASLPGVKEDMSEESGVGLKISDVCSQRETAACGKQRLSAQHQPEVGNIEREQPLLVSQQCGSESQSVKKQTSSQPQVVRRQRGRPPKRAKRLQRQAKDTLQPLTSDVPAEKEVDSPQIVPIQTNVSSATVAPPVQEKEKGADGVSSTEETVDPPPAETPQTSSVQTTDCGSSVPLQDAMLLLEAMNQSVEKKASSSTQTMVAKLKTQCAPQGVDEASAQTPLHSVQSHGGEVDQQEVEPSKTTQSTKEKLVECHQTTDEVQAHIQAVTPKQAHPESVTKDTTSSVSSATETSSCGRPSPPVTSVPSRNLRSTLLHTIIIVPRSESSVPPPPRKLSFVSTGSTADDLFARTRSVSLSPKKIIKGTSRTCLKVLRQSNTKSTRVTAGDDSNKSIAPSSVSLVVFPSQESNPPEGAQTTVLSHKRHNAEDSLESPKSTDSVSGRRLHTETRSQQKLSCVVRLSRLPFLVSPNESVFLSTLPANGSLESHVFSKGVTIEDKAPCDRMLAQPEGTLDICPGLHKTPVGSINTPVMSREPNDNQEKLSLSSENLSRVVELPDSGITPPSTSIDKSKPVLENPPMTSIVTKPPAVAGTPDVDTEMIVVEDCSVPQDRPMDDKQPPATLLHPTPSEDTSNPRSQEPEKPSSNESLDTRASGAGSSNKNRPHKTPLIDRLRSHIKTHLQTRRMERDQESPTEMAPKKLKLDDDCPKQKNKLGERFSFSAIAANSQRTHISRKMSRQFTDGGKPTGTTSKSSVRSTRSGANNDSASANHQMFSSSQVGSKNEKAPVGSPRRTSSAQENSASKNISMHPKTNNPARRDASPKNGKINGSPTNKRTPGRPRKTSLSQDSVTPKRTKSTIVSSKASALDKNSNSPKISTNASLPAICRMLNVTKNDLSDKSSTVGIKEITDSRSPERRTEGPKQANGGTILKKIRESTSVKARLNQDAANAKKNPREMNTKPIAKAKTAYKLENCNQLQNEAKKRRLAEHHVSSKAGKKCRSKGVWTPPKSSALDLKPPHSPARKETKSPRSEERPLVYPPSVPLHPIPLRAPPVVSPLQPLSVIGRRLLKNQCGECGRVLSSNVALESHVRLHKGRRPFSCPLCGKSFADSKGLKRHGRAHRNGRIHVCQHCGKGFVYTFGLTKHIQMVHRRLKPFVCQICNKGCFTKLDVEAHIRIHTGEKPFHCNLCEKKFARRGDLNLHLRWHNGEKRHWCPYCGKGFLDSNNLKRHKYTHTGEKPHPCPHCPKHFSQSGHLKKHVKNVHGK; translated from the exons ATGTCAGCCGACGATTTTGAGACGAAGTACGCGTCAGTCATGGCGAGCATGCTGAAGAGCGCCGTGGCCGAGACCACCAAACTTTTTGAAACTATGGTGGACGGCCTGAAGGCGGAGATCTCCAGGATCCGGCAGGAGAACGAGGACCTGAAGGCGAGGTGCAGCCAGTTCGAGACGGCGAGGGGCGGCCGGGCGGCGTGCCGGGGAGGCGTCCCGCTTCCGGGCCGGGGCGGCGGCGCGGAGAGACGGGACACAGCGGTCCAGTGCG ATCTGGTGGCTTCCAGTAACCTGCTGATAGAGGAATGTGAACCAGTGAGCTCCTCACCATTACAAAGTATAAGGCATCCTGGTTGTGAGGGGAGGGTGTATGCTTTGCAGGAGCACGACTATGACAACTTCCATGTGGTGCTTCCATTCATCAAGCAGGAGGTACGTGTGTCACAACAGGGAACTTTCTTTTACCTGTTCTCAGTATCTCATGATGATTTTTCTCCGCAGTCTGTTCGGAAGCAAGAGGACATCAAATCCAGTCCAGCTTGTGAACAACATGATGACCATGAAGCAG AGCATCTACTGAACACCCCATGTTCAAATAGAGAAATGCAGCCTCAGAGACCTGAAGAGATCCATTTGGTCATAGATAATTCCATTTCGGGAATACATAATGGTTCACTCAGACCGGAGCGTCAGTCAGCGGAATCATGGCGTTCATCGCTCGCCTCACTTCCTGGAGTCAAAGAGGACATGAGTGAGGAGTCTGGAGTTGGCCTGAAGATATCGGACGTTTGTTCACAAAGGGAAACCGCGGCGTGTGGAAAACAGCGTTTGTCTGCTCAACATCAACCAGAAGTTGGAAATATTGAAAGAGAGCAGCCATTACTGGTGTCACAACAGTGTGGAAGCGAGAGCCAATCGGTGAAGAAACAAACCAGTTCCCAGCCTCAGGTAGTACGGCGTCAAAGAGGGAGACCGCCAAAGAGAGCGAAACGTCTGCAGCGGCAAGCCAAAGACACTCTTCAGCCACTGACTTCTGATGTTCCAGCAGAGAAAGAAGTCGACTCTCCACAAATTGTTCCAATTCAGACTAACGTCTCTTCAGCTACTGTCGCTCCACCAGtgcaggagaaagaaaagggtGCTGATGGAGTTTCCTCTACGGAGGAAACGGTCGACCCTCCACCAGCTGAGACACCCCAGACATCATCGGTTCAAACCACAGATTGTGGCTCCTCTGTACCTCTTCAGGATGCTATGCTACTACTTGAGGCTATGAATCAGTCGGTGGAAAAGAAAGCATCATCGTCCACGCAGACGATGGTAGCGAAGCTCAAAACCCAGTGTGCTCCCCAGGGTGTGGATGAGGCCTCGGCTCAGACCCCCCTGCACTCTGTTCAAAGTCATGGAGGTGAAGTCGACCAGCAGGAAGTGGAGCCATCCAAAACAACGCAGTCGACAAAAGAGAAACTGGTGGAGTGTCACCAGACTACGGATGAAGTTCAGGCCCACATTCAAGCGGTTACACCAAAGCAAGCTCATCCTGAGTCTGTCACCAAGGACACAACCTCATCAGTGTCCTCAGCAACTGAAACGAGTTCGTGCGGTCGACCCAGTCCTCCTGTTACCTCTGTACCATCCAGGAATTTGCGTAGCACGTTGCTTCATACAATAATTATTGTGCCAAGGTCTGAATCATCAGTTCCGCCGCCACCTCGAAAACTTTCTTTTGTGTCAACTGGATCTACAGCTGATGACTTATTTGCCAGAACACGTTCTGTTTCCCTCAGTCctaagaaaataataaagggGACGTCTCGCACATGTCTAAAAGTTCTCAGACAGTCGAACACTAAATCTACACGCGTGACCGCTGGGGATGATTCAAACAAGTCAATTGCACCATCTTCGGTGTCATTGGTTGtgtttccatcacaggagtcgAATCCTCCTGAGGGTGCACAAACCACCGTGTTGTCTCATAAGAGGCACAACGCAGAGGACAGCTTGGAATCTCCCAAGAGCACTGATTCTGTTTCTGGGAGACGTCTGCATACAGAAACACGTTCACAGCAGAAACTCTCTTGTGTGGTCAGATTATCCAGGCTTCCATTCCTAGTGTCGCCCAACGAGTCTGTCTTTTTGTCTACACTGCCTGCAAACGGTTCTTTGGAGTCTCATGTCTTTTCAAAAGGAGTAACCATAGAAGACAAAGCACCATGTGATCGTATGTTAGCACAGCCAGAAGGAACACTTGACATTTGTCCTGGTTTACACAAGACTCCTGTTGGATCTATCAATACCCCAGTCATGTCAAGAGAGCCAAACGATAATCAAGAGAAGTTATCGTTGTCCTCTGAGAACTTGTCCAGGGTGGTGGAGTTACCCGACAGTGGGATCACGCCACCATCAACATCCATCGATAAGTCAAAACCAGTTTTGGAGAACCCTCCAATGACTTCCATAGTAACTAAGCCTCCAGCAGTAGCTGGCACTCCTGATGTGGATACGGAGATGATCGTGGTGGAGGATTGTTCTGTTCCTCAAGACCGACCCATGGACGACAAGCAACCACCTGCTACCCTGTTGCATCCGACCCCATCTGAGGACACCTCGAACCCTCGTTCACAAGAACCGGAAAAG CCCTCATCCAATGAATCATTGGACACCAGAGCTTCTGGTGCAGGATCCAGCAACAAGAACAGGCCTCACAAAACCCCACTAATAGACCGTCTCCGAAGTCACATCAAAACCCACTTGCAAACTAGAAGAATGGAAAGAGATCAAGAGTCGCCAACAGAAATGGCACCAAAGAAACTGAAATTAGACGATGACTGtccaaagcagaaaaacaagctGGGTGAACGTTTTTCCTTTAGTGCAATCGCAGCAAATAGTCAGAGAACTCATATTAGTCGCAAAATGTCTAGACAGTTTACTGATGGTGGTAAACCCACGGGGACTACTAGTAAATCATCTGTCAGATCAACGAGGTCTGGGGCCAATAATGATTCTGCTTCTGCAAATCACCAGATGTTTAGTTCCAGTCAAGTTGGTtccaaaaatgaaaaagctCCTGTTGGGAGTCCGAGGCGGACAAGCTCAGCTCAAGAAAATTCAGCAAGCAAAAACATTTCTATGCATCCAAAGACAAATAATCCAGCAAGACGTGATGCTAGCCcgaaaaatggaaaaatcaaTGGTAGCCCAACCAATAAAAGAACTCCTGGGAGACCGAGGAAGACTAGTTTGAGTCAAGATAGTGTTACTCCTAAAAGGACAAAATCTACCATTGTTAGTTCTAAAGCATCGGCTTTGGATAAAAATTCAAATAGCCCTAAAATTTCTACCAATGCATCACTTCCTGCCATCTGTAGGATGTTGAACGTCACCAAAAATGACCTTTCAGATAAGTCCAGTACTGTTGGCATCAAAGAgataaccgactccagaagccCCGAGCGTCGGACAGAGGGGCCCAAACAGGCCAACGGTGGCACCATTCTTAAAAAGATTAGGGAAAGCACCTCCGTTAAAGCCAGATTAAATCAGGATGCTGCTAATGCTAAAAAGAATCCCAGAGAGATGAATACCAAGCCAATAGCAAAAGCGAAAACGGCATACAAATTGGAAAATTGTAATCAGTTACAGAATGAAGCTAAAAAACGACGGCTAGCAGAACACCATGTTAGCAGTAAGGCTGGGAAAAAATGTAGATCTAAAGGTGTTTGGACTCCTCCCAAATCTTCTGCTTTAGACTTAAAACCTCCACACTCACCTGCACGGAAAGAGACCAAGTCCCCAAGATCCGAGGAGCGTCCTTTAGTTTACCCTCCCAGCGTTCCCCTGCACCCAATACCTCTCAGAGCCCCGCCCGTCGTGTCACCATTGCAGCCTTTATCGGTCATTGGACGGCGTCTGCTGAAGAACCAGTGTGGGGAGTGTGGCCGCGTCCTCAGCAGCAACGTCGCTCTGGAAAGCCACGTCCGTCTCCACAAAGGTCGACGACCTTTCTCCTGTCCACTCTGCGGGAAGTCCTTCGCGGACTCCAAGGGTCTGAAACGGCACGGCCGGGCGCACCGCAACGGGAGGATCCACGTCTGCCAGCACTGTGGGAAGGGCTTCGTCTACACCTTCGGCCTCACCAAACACATCCAGATGGTGCACAGGAGGCTGAAACCTTTTGTCTGTCAGATTTGCAACAAGGGGTGTTTCACCAAACTGGATGTGGAAGCCCACATACGCATCCACACCGGAGagaaaccattccattgtaacCTGTGTGAAAAGAAATTTGCAAGGAGGGGTGATCTGAATTTACATTTGAGATGGCATAATGGGGAGAAGAGACACTGGTGCCCGTATTGCGGGAAAGGATTTTTAGACTCCAACAATCTAAAACGGCACAAGTACACCCACACTGGGGAGAAACCACACCCCTGCCCACACTGCCCAAAGCACTTCTCCCAGTCAGGACACCTGAAGAAACACGTGAAGAATGTCCACGGAAAGTGA
- the LOC137600032 gene encoding uncharacterized protein isoform X2, translated as MSADDFETKYASVMASMLKSAVAETTKLFETMVDGLKAEISRIRQENEDLKARCSQFETARGGRAACRGGVPLPGRGGGAERRDTAVQCDLVASSNLLIEECEPVSSSPLQSIRHPGCEGRVYALQEHDYDNFHVVLPFIKQESVRKQEDIKSSPACEQHDDHEAEHLLNTPCSNREMQPQRPEEIHLVIDNSISGIHNGSLRPERQSAESWRSSLASLPGVKEDMSEESGVGLKISDVCSQRETAACGKQRLSAQHQPEVGNIEREQPLLVSQQCGSESQSVKKQTSSQPQVVRRQRGRPPKRAKRLQRQAKDTLQPLTSDVPAEKEVDSPQIVPIQTNVSSATVAPPVQEKEKGADGVSSTEETVDPPPAETPQTSSVQTTDCGSSVPLQDAMLLLEAMNQSVEKKASSSTQTMVAKLKTQCAPQGVDEASAQTPLHSVQSHGGEVDQQEVEPSKTTQSTKEKLVECHQTTDEVQAHIQAVTPKQAHPESVTKDTTSSVSSATETSSCGRPSPPVTSVPSRNLRSTLLHTIIIVPRSESSVPPPPRKLSFVSTGSTADDLFARTRSVSLSPKKIIKGTSRTCLKVLRQSNTKSTRVTAGDDSNKSIAPSSVSLVVFPSQESNPPEGAQTTVLSHKRHNAEDSLESPKSTDSVSGRRLHTETRSQQKLSCVVRLSRLPFLVSPNESVFLSTLPANGSLESHVFSKGVTIEDKAPCDRMLAQPEGTLDICPGLHKTPVGSINTPVMSREPNDNQEKLSLSSENLSRVVELPDSGITPPSTSIDKSKPVLENPPMTSIVTKPPAVAGTPDVDTEMIVVEDCSVPQDRPMDDKQPPATLLHPTPSEDTSNPRSQEPEKPSSNESLDTRASGAGSSNKNRPHKTPLIDRLRSHIKTHLQTRRMERDQESPTEMAPKKLKLDDDCPKQKNKLGERFSFSAIAANSQRTHISRKMSRQFTDGGKPTGTTSKSSVRSTRSGANNDSASANHQMFSSSQVGSKNEKAPVGSPRRTSSAQENSASKNISMHPKTNNPARRDASPKNGKINGSPTNKRTPGRPRKTSLSQDSVTPKRTKSTIVSSKASALDKNSNSPKISTNASLPAICRMLNVTKNDLSDKSSTVGIKEITDSRSPERRTEGPKQANGGTILKKIRESTSVKARLNQDAANAKKNPREMNTKPIAKAKTAYKLENCNQLQNEAKKRRLAEHHVSSKAGKKCRSKGVWTPPKSSALDLKPPHSPARKETKSPRSEERPLVYPPSVPLHPIPLRAPPVVSPLQPLSVIGRRLLKNQCGECGRVLSSNVALESHVRLHKGRRPFSCPLCGKSFADSKGLKRHGRAHRNGRIHVCQHCGKGFVYTFGLTKHIQMVHRRLKPFVCQICNKGCFTKLDVEAHIRIHTGEKPFHCNLCEKKFARRGDLNLHLRWHNGEKRHWCPYCGKGFLDSNNLKRHKYTHTGEKPHPCPHCPKHFSQSGHLKKHVKNVHGK; from the exons ATGTCAGCCGACGATTTTGAGACGAAGTACGCGTCAGTCATGGCGAGCATGCTGAAGAGCGCCGTGGCCGAGACCACCAAACTTTTTGAAACTATGGTGGACGGCCTGAAGGCGGAGATCTCCAGGATCCGGCAGGAGAACGAGGACCTGAAGGCGAGGTGCAGCCAGTTCGAGACGGCGAGGGGCGGCCGGGCGGCGTGCCGGGGAGGCGTCCCGCTTCCGGGCCGGGGCGGCGGCGCGGAGAGACGGGACACAGCGGTCCAGTGCG ATCTGGTGGCTTCCAGTAACCTGCTGATAGAGGAATGTGAACCAGTGAGCTCCTCACCATTACAAAGTATAAGGCATCCTGGTTGTGAGGGGAGGGTGTATGCTTTGCAGGAGCACGACTATGACAACTTCCATGTGGTGCTTCCATTCATCAAGCAGGAG TCTGTTCGGAAGCAAGAGGACATCAAATCCAGTCCAGCTTGTGAACAACATGATGACCATGAAGCAG AGCATCTACTGAACACCCCATGTTCAAATAGAGAAATGCAGCCTCAGAGACCTGAAGAGATCCATTTGGTCATAGATAATTCCATTTCGGGAATACATAATGGTTCACTCAGACCGGAGCGTCAGTCAGCGGAATCATGGCGTTCATCGCTCGCCTCACTTCCTGGAGTCAAAGAGGACATGAGTGAGGAGTCTGGAGTTGGCCTGAAGATATCGGACGTTTGTTCACAAAGGGAAACCGCGGCGTGTGGAAAACAGCGTTTGTCTGCTCAACATCAACCAGAAGTTGGAAATATTGAAAGAGAGCAGCCATTACTGGTGTCACAACAGTGTGGAAGCGAGAGCCAATCGGTGAAGAAACAAACCAGTTCCCAGCCTCAGGTAGTACGGCGTCAAAGAGGGAGACCGCCAAAGAGAGCGAAACGTCTGCAGCGGCAAGCCAAAGACACTCTTCAGCCACTGACTTCTGATGTTCCAGCAGAGAAAGAAGTCGACTCTCCACAAATTGTTCCAATTCAGACTAACGTCTCTTCAGCTACTGTCGCTCCACCAGtgcaggagaaagaaaagggtGCTGATGGAGTTTCCTCTACGGAGGAAACGGTCGACCCTCCACCAGCTGAGACACCCCAGACATCATCGGTTCAAACCACAGATTGTGGCTCCTCTGTACCTCTTCAGGATGCTATGCTACTACTTGAGGCTATGAATCAGTCGGTGGAAAAGAAAGCATCATCGTCCACGCAGACGATGGTAGCGAAGCTCAAAACCCAGTGTGCTCCCCAGGGTGTGGATGAGGCCTCGGCTCAGACCCCCCTGCACTCTGTTCAAAGTCATGGAGGTGAAGTCGACCAGCAGGAAGTGGAGCCATCCAAAACAACGCAGTCGACAAAAGAGAAACTGGTGGAGTGTCACCAGACTACGGATGAAGTTCAGGCCCACATTCAAGCGGTTACACCAAAGCAAGCTCATCCTGAGTCTGTCACCAAGGACACAACCTCATCAGTGTCCTCAGCAACTGAAACGAGTTCGTGCGGTCGACCCAGTCCTCCTGTTACCTCTGTACCATCCAGGAATTTGCGTAGCACGTTGCTTCATACAATAATTATTGTGCCAAGGTCTGAATCATCAGTTCCGCCGCCACCTCGAAAACTTTCTTTTGTGTCAACTGGATCTACAGCTGATGACTTATTTGCCAGAACACGTTCTGTTTCCCTCAGTCctaagaaaataataaagggGACGTCTCGCACATGTCTAAAAGTTCTCAGACAGTCGAACACTAAATCTACACGCGTGACCGCTGGGGATGATTCAAACAAGTCAATTGCACCATCTTCGGTGTCATTGGTTGtgtttccatcacaggagtcgAATCCTCCTGAGGGTGCACAAACCACCGTGTTGTCTCATAAGAGGCACAACGCAGAGGACAGCTTGGAATCTCCCAAGAGCACTGATTCTGTTTCTGGGAGACGTCTGCATACAGAAACACGTTCACAGCAGAAACTCTCTTGTGTGGTCAGATTATCCAGGCTTCCATTCCTAGTGTCGCCCAACGAGTCTGTCTTTTTGTCTACACTGCCTGCAAACGGTTCTTTGGAGTCTCATGTCTTTTCAAAAGGAGTAACCATAGAAGACAAAGCACCATGTGATCGTATGTTAGCACAGCCAGAAGGAACACTTGACATTTGTCCTGGTTTACACAAGACTCCTGTTGGATCTATCAATACCCCAGTCATGTCAAGAGAGCCAAACGATAATCAAGAGAAGTTATCGTTGTCCTCTGAGAACTTGTCCAGGGTGGTGGAGTTACCCGACAGTGGGATCACGCCACCATCAACATCCATCGATAAGTCAAAACCAGTTTTGGAGAACCCTCCAATGACTTCCATAGTAACTAAGCCTCCAGCAGTAGCTGGCACTCCTGATGTGGATACGGAGATGATCGTGGTGGAGGATTGTTCTGTTCCTCAAGACCGACCCATGGACGACAAGCAACCACCTGCTACCCTGTTGCATCCGACCCCATCTGAGGACACCTCGAACCCTCGTTCACAAGAACCGGAAAAG CCCTCATCCAATGAATCATTGGACACCAGAGCTTCTGGTGCAGGATCCAGCAACAAGAACAGGCCTCACAAAACCCCACTAATAGACCGTCTCCGAAGTCACATCAAAACCCACTTGCAAACTAGAAGAATGGAAAGAGATCAAGAGTCGCCAACAGAAATGGCACCAAAGAAACTGAAATTAGACGATGACTGtccaaagcagaaaaacaagctGGGTGAACGTTTTTCCTTTAGTGCAATCGCAGCAAATAGTCAGAGAACTCATATTAGTCGCAAAATGTCTAGACAGTTTACTGATGGTGGTAAACCCACGGGGACTACTAGTAAATCATCTGTCAGATCAACGAGGTCTGGGGCCAATAATGATTCTGCTTCTGCAAATCACCAGATGTTTAGTTCCAGTCAAGTTGGTtccaaaaatgaaaaagctCCTGTTGGGAGTCCGAGGCGGACAAGCTCAGCTCAAGAAAATTCAGCAAGCAAAAACATTTCTATGCATCCAAAGACAAATAATCCAGCAAGACGTGATGCTAGCCcgaaaaatggaaaaatcaaTGGTAGCCCAACCAATAAAAGAACTCCTGGGAGACCGAGGAAGACTAGTTTGAGTCAAGATAGTGTTACTCCTAAAAGGACAAAATCTACCATTGTTAGTTCTAAAGCATCGGCTTTGGATAAAAATTCAAATAGCCCTAAAATTTCTACCAATGCATCACTTCCTGCCATCTGTAGGATGTTGAACGTCACCAAAAATGACCTTTCAGATAAGTCCAGTACTGTTGGCATCAAAGAgataaccgactccagaagccCCGAGCGTCGGACAGAGGGGCCCAAACAGGCCAACGGTGGCACCATTCTTAAAAAGATTAGGGAAAGCACCTCCGTTAAAGCCAGATTAAATCAGGATGCTGCTAATGCTAAAAAGAATCCCAGAGAGATGAATACCAAGCCAATAGCAAAAGCGAAAACGGCATACAAATTGGAAAATTGTAATCAGTTACAGAATGAAGCTAAAAAACGACGGCTAGCAGAACACCATGTTAGCAGTAAGGCTGGGAAAAAATGTAGATCTAAAGGTGTTTGGACTCCTCCCAAATCTTCTGCTTTAGACTTAAAACCTCCACACTCACCTGCACGGAAAGAGACCAAGTCCCCAAGATCCGAGGAGCGTCCTTTAGTTTACCCTCCCAGCGTTCCCCTGCACCCAATACCTCTCAGAGCCCCGCCCGTCGTGTCACCATTGCAGCCTTTATCGGTCATTGGACGGCGTCTGCTGAAGAACCAGTGTGGGGAGTGTGGCCGCGTCCTCAGCAGCAACGTCGCTCTGGAAAGCCACGTCCGTCTCCACAAAGGTCGACGACCTTTCTCCTGTCCACTCTGCGGGAAGTCCTTCGCGGACTCCAAGGGTCTGAAACGGCACGGCCGGGCGCACCGCAACGGGAGGATCCACGTCTGCCAGCACTGTGGGAAGGGCTTCGTCTACACCTTCGGCCTCACCAAACACATCCAGATGGTGCACAGGAGGCTGAAACCTTTTGTCTGTCAGATTTGCAACAAGGGGTGTTTCACCAAACTGGATGTGGAAGCCCACATACGCATCCACACCGGAGagaaaccattccattgtaacCTGTGTGAAAAGAAATTTGCAAGGAGGGGTGATCTGAATTTACATTTGAGATGGCATAATGGGGAGAAGAGACACTGGTGCCCGTATTGCGGGAAAGGATTTTTAGACTCCAACAATCTAAAACGGCACAAGTACACCCACACTGGGGAGAAACCACACCCCTGCCCACACTGCCCAAAGCACTTCTCCCAGTCAGGACACCTGAAGAAACACGTGAAGAATGTCCACGGAAAGTGA